A window of Onychostoma macrolepis isolate SWU-2019 chromosome 01, ASM1243209v1, whole genome shotgun sequence contains these coding sequences:
- the gsk3bb gene encoding glycogen synthase kinase 3 beta, genome duplicate b, with the protein MSGRPRTTSFAESCKPVPQPSAFGNMKVSRDKDGSKVTTVAATPGQGPDRPQEVSYTDTKVIGNGSFGVVYQAKLCDTGELVAIKKVLQDKRFKNRELQIMRKLDHCNIVRLRYFFYSSGDKKDEVYLNLVMDYVPENVYRVARHYSRAKQNLPMVYVKLYMYQLFRSLAYIHSYGICHRDIKPQNLLLDPETAVLKLCDFGSAKQLVRGEPNVSYICSRYYRAPELIFGATDYTSSIDIWSAGCVLAELLLGQPIFPGDSGVDQLVEIIKVLGTPTREQIREMNPNYTEFKFPQIKAHPWTKVFRPRTPPEAIALCSRLLEYTPTARFTPLEACAHTFFDELREPNLKLPNGRERPVLFNFTTQELSSNPSLASVLIPAHAQNQAENSSQSALAATGANSGDRGPNTNAASATPNPST; encoded by the exons ATGTCAGGCCGGCCTAGGACCACCTCATTTGCGGAGAGCTGCAAGCCAGTGCCGCAGCCTTCAGCCTTTGGCAACATGAAAGTCAGCA gaGATAAAGATGGCAGTAAAGTTACAACAGTGGCTGCGACCCCCGGTCAGGGACCCGACCGACCTCAGGAGGTCAGCTACACGGACACGAAGGTCATCGGGAACGGCTCGTTTGGGGTCGTATATCAAGCGAAGCTGTGCGACACCGGAGAGCTGGTGGCCATAAAGAAGGTGCTGCAGGATAAAAGGTTTAAG AATCGTGAGTTACAGATCATGAGGAAGTTGGATCACTGTAACATTGTCCGTCTGCGCTACTTCTTCTACTCCAGCGGAGACAAA AAGGATGAGGTGTATCTGAATTTGGTGATGGACTACGTGCCTGAAAACGTGTACCGAGTGGCCAGACACTACAGCAGAGCCAAGCAAAATCTGCCCATGGTCTATGTGAAG CTGTACATGTACCAGCTGTTTCGCAGCTTGGCGTACATCCACTCATATGGGATCTGCCATCGAGACATCAAGCCGCAGAACCTCCTGCTCGACCCAGAGACAGCTGTACTCAAACTCTGTGACTTTGGAAG TGCTAAGCAGCTGGTGCGTGGTGAGCCTAATGTTTCCTACATCTGCTCGCGCTACTACAGAGCCCCTGAGCTCATTTTCGGGGCCACGGACTATACTTCCAGCATAG ACATTTGGTCGGCGGGCTGTGTACTGGCCGAGCTGCTGCTTGGACAGCCGATTTTTCCTGGTGACAGTGGCGTCGATCAGCTCGTTGAAATCATCAAG GTGCTGGGAACTCCTACACGAGAGCAGATCCGGGAGATGAACCCAAATTATACTGAATTCAAGTTTCCACAGATAAAGGCACACCCGTGGACTAAG GTTTTCCGTCCCCGGACCCCTCCGGAGGCGATAGCTCTGTGTTCCCGATTGTTGGAGTACACGCCTACGGCTCGATTCACTCCTCTGGAGGCCTGCGCTCACACTTTCTTCGACGAGCTCCGTGAGCCCAACCTCAAGCTCCCGAATGGAAGAGAGCGGCCTGTGCTGTTTAATTTCACTACACAGG AGTTGTCCAGTAACCCCTCGCTGGCCTCCGTACTTATTCCTGCACATGCTCAGAACCAGGCGGAAAACTCTTCCCAGTCTGCCTTGGCTGCAACAG GTGCCAACAGTGGTGATCGTGGTCCGAACACCAACGCTGCCTCTGCCACCCCTAATCCTTCAACTTGA